GTGCTTTAACACCTTGATCTATCAGTCTTGGGTTCCATAAGACGTTTTATGCATACAGctcttttaggtttccttctccaCTGTAAAACTCTCCTGGTGTTTCTGACCCTGTCTCTGTAAAACTTGTAAAAAGCATTCCTAAAAACTGTACTTTCCTCAAGGCTACATTCTTTTCCCCCATCTTTTTAtgcttttgtttaatttttatgtgcTCCTGGAATATTTTGGGGAtttctttttcatatttaaaaaaaattaaattgaccCTGATTTGCTTTTTGTTGCTGATGAGCTAATATTTCTGTTAATGCTCTTATGTTTTGATTATGCAACCATGTGTTTCTTGAAGCCTCTCTATGATTCTTTTTACTGCCACTTCTGCTACGCTGCAAAAAGTTTGCTTCCTCCATatttttgacttgttttccagtacaaataacTAATTCTAAAACCAAGATGCATTTTATTGATAAGCAAAATAACATGAGATAgcgattcatatttttttgtaaaaaatctcAATCAAAAAGTATCAAAATTAAATTAGTTTAagcttaaaacagaaataaatttgtTTTCCCCTTTGAATTAAGTTTAACGGAATTTGTATTCTCTTTTTTAAAGcttaaactcacttaattttgatacTTTTATCACACTTAATTTCACTTCTCAAATTTTACTACATTTATCAAAATTATGCCAGTTTAGGCTTAAAACAGAAAAGAAATTGCCATTGTggcaagaaaaataaatgtttttccactgaataaagtttgtttttctgatttttcttgttttaagattAAACTCACTtaaatttgatacattttaagTGAGTTTTTagctttaaacaaacaaacaaacaaaagtttgataaaaaaaaaatcaacaattcaatttaattaacttaattaaaattaacttaattttgataaatatttcagaaaacaagacttaatatttaatatagtttGCCTTCCCAAggtaatttttttaaactaaagaaTGTTTAATTATTTGTACCAGAAAACAAGCCAACAGAACTGAGGCAGCAATTCACTTTTTGCGGTGTAAAAGCCTCATTATCTTATTTTTATTGTAGTAGGCAGGGATCTGTTGTCTGAGGCTTTAGACTCTGCCGGGGTGAAAGCAGAGGATGGAGATAGAGGTGACCTGGCCTTCCTGCAGGATCTGCTGAGTCCTGGGGCTGCCGGTGGAGCTAGTGATTTCAGTAAGGCATGGCAGGATGCTTTTGGCTGTTTTGAGGCCCCTCTTGCTCCTGTTGCTGCCGCTTCACCACAAGCAGGAACGGCAAACATACCCACTGGCTTCCTGCCATCACAACTCCTCGACCATAGCCTCAGTACCACAGGTTGGCCCTCTACTGTCTGGAGGAATGAACGGCACAGTTTCATTGTGCTACTAATATTCAGTGCAGTCAATGTGATGTTCATATTCATTCTCTTTCTGTTATTCAGGATGGGAGACTCCACCCATGTTTCAACCCCTGCCGCTCCAGCCACCTTCCAGTGAAGGACAGTCCATCCAGAATAGTCCAAACTCTTCTGCCAGTGGTGGGAGTTGTATATGACATGTTATAAATTACACATCGATATGGACAATCTCAGATGCTCTTTTTCTGCTGTTTCTGTTGTGATTCGTCTCTCTGTGTCTTTTTAGCACCTAAAGGAAGGTCCAGGGACATGTCTGCCTGGTTTAACCTCTTTGCAGATCTGGACCCTCTGTCCAACCCAGATGCTATTGGGCGCAGTGATCAGGAGTTCCTCAATGCCTGAGGTCTGTTTTTCTGagtttgtatatatttgtgtgtgtgtgtgtgagatgatgGGAGTTgatatttttacctttttatgaCATTTTAAGAGAGTTACTAATCTCAACATACTCATGAAGAACTTTAATGAATTCAGGGTTGCATTTTGGTTGCAAGTACAAGAtcttgattttagttttttaaataatttttgaaaatgttgtaaaaaaaaaaaaaaaaaaaaaaaaatatatatatatatatatatatatatatatatatatatatatatatatatatatatatatatatatatatgaagagttaagatgtaaaagcctctaagtgccatctgaaattttcatctacaatgagcatttttatcaggctcctatatttatgttcattgatttcactttaatggcatcaaaaaggacctatatattgccattaaagtaaaatgactgacCATTAGATCCATTCATGTGTTTAATAATACAATGCTCTGTGTTTCAGTAATCTTGTGTTCGAGGTGAGATTGTGCTTGTCACAACGCAGCCTTTTTCCTGTCTGAGTGAAGGATGGTATGGAGCTGATCACTTCCCAAATATTCTTTGCTGGAAAGGAGTGCATATCCCAAGCCTTCATTCGGAGCTGGTGCACTACCTCTCCTGAAACCATTCAACCTGAGCCAAGGAAGCATCCAGAAATCTCTATCCACATTTAACACTGGAAGGTTTCTGATATATGGGAATGTGTCTCTTTCTCTATTCTTTCATTGTGTGTGTGAACTTACTGTATGTTCATTAGGTCAGGACACTGAAGGGTAAAATATTGAAGACTTCTTCTCTGTATCACCATAGTGTTGTTCCCTGAGAGTAAAGTATCTGTTACTTTCTAAAGTGCACATGTTTAAAGGGATGTGAAGGTGAGAGTTTGCCCatctcatatgtgtgtgtgtgtgtgtgtggtggggggggggctgTTTTGCCTAGGACCAAAAATAGAAATAAAcctgggtatgtgtgtgtgtgtatctgtatgCTTTGTACAACAGGGGAGTTTTAAAGTCCAGAAACGGGGTTACAGATTTATAACATCTATTATAGATTAtagactgtatttttaatcaagacTGATACCCAAAATGTGTGCttgtaaataacaaaaaatatttttggagtcTCTTTCACTGGATTAGTTTAACCCTAAAcgataaaacaaatgaaataatttatcAATATAATAAAAGTGTTACTGTAAACTACATATGCAAGTCGTGTGTTGTGCCATTAGTTTGGTTGGAATGAGGTCGTCACATTTTAATGAAACTAATCGAAGATGATtttgttttagtgcaaaaaatgCTGAAAGGCTCTCACTCAGAGAAATAACTTCTCCCAAATGATCTTCACTGTCACACGGTGATGCAAAACACTGGAATGTGTTTGTGAACgtgtttttgtgtgtggtttTATTTCATATGTCACCATTAGTACAGAATTACATAATTATCCTGCTTTTGAAAacgtttagttttttttccccagaTTATCATGTTTGGACTCATTTGTGAGTGactatgaaattattttttccaTTGAAGAAATGCACTAAACTGTCTCCGAGTCCAATCTCGGATTGTTCTAGAATGTATGTTGTCTGTTATAAACATAGATATGTTCGTTGGTCTGAATCACTTTGTCTAACGGAAGAGTCTGTACAGTTCACACAGGATTTCACTCCATATTCAATGGAGCGCATCTTTTTGTCTTCGAGTGGTTTAACATTTTGAAGTGTCACTTCATGTATTAGAGAAATGTTGTGTTTGGAActacatgttaaaatgttattgtatcacttgtctttttttactttaaaagaaaaagaatgtaTACACGACCACACCATTCACAGCTGCTTTCAACTGTTTATTTTATGCAACTTTGCCTTTTGTTTCTGTTAAATGATGTACAATTTCATTGAAGGAAACTGGATTGAGATCTTGCATCTGAGAGCAAATAAATTTGAGTAGaattctgtttctgtttgttattTCTCTCATTATTGGTCAATGTAATGAGTTCTCATATggcaaaaaaattcattaaattaaattttatcctGTCAAGCGAACAGTTTCACCCATTTTGAGGTTATTCTcatgaaataaacaaaacaggCACCTGTCTAATTTACAAACACATCTCCATTTCAATTTAATATTAAGGCAATTACATACATTTTGTCAGGACTGCCCATTttctttcaacttttttttttctttttggaagaaAGGAACATTTACGGTATGATTAATGGCATATTTCACAGTATAAAGATGCTACAGTTCAAATCAGTACATTTTCAGTTCACTATTAGCTAAAGCCATGCCTCCCTCTTTGAAATTATTTGCATCCCTTTTCTCTTGCTGTTATTCTTTCATATCCAATAAATTCAGATTTTCCTTCACGCTATTATAATTACAGTAATGACTCCTTTCATTTGAACCAATCTTTATATTTAGCAACAAAGCTGAAAAGTGCATCATAATCATAATACTGTCCAGTACATTTGATCGATGTCTCCTCTTAATCTGTGTTCAGGCTGCTCGTGTACCATCAAAACCTCCTCTCACCAGCAAATCACATTAAGCACATACAGGTTATGTATATGGGGAAGGGCTCTATACATTTAAGGGATGTAGGGTCAGACGATGATAGAAAAAAGACTGTAAGCAAATGGGGTCCTAAAGACAAGTGGTGGGAGTCAGGCACGTTTGTCAGTCCTCCTCAAATCTGCTACAAGATTTCTGGTGGTTCCTCCAGCACTAGTCAAACTGCATGTAAACTAAATGTAAGCAAAACTGTAACCTAAAACCTCCATTTCTCCAGTAAATCAAATCACATTTACactacaggtcaaaagtttggcACGATCaagattttgaatgtttttcaaaGCAGTGTCTTATGCTTACTGTTGCACttaaaaatagagtaaaacagtaatattgtgaaataatagtaccatttaaagtcattttaatgtgtttaaaaaaagttttcaatgtcagtgtcttcagtgtcgcatgattgTTTAGATATTATTTGATTATGCTGATTTctaaatattatcaatgttggtaacagtttttgcttaatattttggtggaaatcATGATAAATAGTTATCAGGATCTTTCGATGAATTCAAttaattttcttcttcttttatacGATTATAAATTcgttaaatgtcacttttgatacatttaatgcatccttgctaaataaaaatattattattaatacaaaattGTTTTTACCTGTCATCCATaacgatttccacaaaaatattaagcagcaaaaacagttGATAGAAATCAAAAATGTTTCCAGAGCATCAAATCAGTATTTTATcagaaaaattcagctttgccatcacaggaataaattacatttaaaaatagattaaaacaggaaatgtttattttaaactgtaataatatttcccaatcTTGTTGTTTGTattgtacttttgatcaattggtgagcataagagacttctttcaaaaatattagaaaaatcctaattattccaaacttttgtgtATATTAAAAGATGCAGCTACACATAAGAAAATTCAAAGGCTTTATGGTAAAATACAATAAATCGTTGAGAAAGTAAAAAGCAGTGCAATACTAAAAATTGTTTCATCATACACCACCTAGAAAAACCTGCTTTCAATCATCATTTTACAAGTAATACCATTACccttagataaaataaaataaaaacaaaacaaaagctcaTGTTTTAGTTTCAGACTGATATCACTCTGAGCTGTCCAGAACCTATTCTTAAAATCCTAACAAAGCTCTGACTCTATCAGACGATACAGGAGTGTGGGGAAAATGTTCTTCTGTTCAGTTTTAACCCTCTGGCTCCTCAAGATGTCGTGGGAGACATGGTGACTGACGTCCACGAGACAGGATGGGACCCATGGAGGGGGACAGGCTCCTTACCGCAACCCCACCCAGAGGCACCAAGGAGGGGGAGATGCTGCAGAATCCCACCCCGCTACGGAAGTTCCGCTCCTGGGTGGACAGCAGAGGCTTCAAGATGCTCACCAGGCAGAAAGCAGAGCCGCTCTTGGGAATGAAGTTCACTTTGTTTCTGTCTGGGCAGAGATATGGAGGAATCTCCTGGAGAGGCCTTGGCCTGGAACAAAAGATAGAAAGATCAGGTCATGGCTCTTTCGTGAGAATGTTTCTTTCATACTGATAAGCATATGAATGTTCCTGGCATAAGTTAATAAATAAGTTAAATCCCCCACATTTCTATTTTATGTGAGGAAacctttattacaaaataaacaagTCTGGATATTTTCCATGCATGGGCTAAAAGTGGGTATATCATGACTTTTTTCAGTTCCAGGTCTCATCTCAGTGGTTCTTTTATTCAATCTTTAAACGTCTGTTGTACACAGATTgcaatattgattatattcatcAAGCTCAACCATTCAGCTCCGTAACAGCGTTCAGCCACatacagtaagaaaaaaaacatgctttgatAAATCATAATTACGAAATACTAggtcataaatatgaaataaaaattaaatgaagataaaaactaaattatgacatTAAAACGTGATAAAAAGTCCTAATTATAAGATATTGAGATAAAAGTCAATTATGACAAAAAGTTGAACATTTTCatcacaatttagactttttttgtcACAACTATGACTAATCTCGTAATTAAGAAGTTGACTAATTGAAAATCTTATCTTGACTTTTTTCActtatgattttatatatttatgcctTATTATGTCATCATTTTGACTTTCATCTCACATTTATGATTTAGTACGTTACAATTTTTTGAGAAACATGATCAAAcaaatatttgcttttaatttatggaaAATGTTAGGGGTGACTACAAACATTTGACTCCAAACTTGCTAGTCCATAATTACTGTAATTATAGCTTAATTCAGGCTGAAGCAATAAAACTGACCTCATTCTCttacatataatttatttctaaattgatttgaatttatttcatttcttctgtgtatttattttatttgacagatttttccatttttttaaaataacaaaatcacaAATTTTTGAACTGTATTCAAAACTAATTTTGGTAATAggtttaataaatacaaaataaaacagctGAGTTGTTTCTTCATTTTCACCTGAATCTGTGTTGAAAATAAAGCAACACTGATTTAATTTTAGAGTTTCAAACCCTATTTTAGACTTTATTCATTGGTAAAAGACCTTACGTCAACAGACAAGCCAAATGTCTACAAAACGGTTACTTACTGTATTTCTTCAAAAGCTTTAACCCTCTCACAGCCCTCCGGAGGCTCACGTTTAAACATATAGCTGTTGTTGGGCTTTGGAGAGGAAGCATATTTGGGCAGAGGGGACCAAGGTCCCAGGTCTAAGACGGAAAAAGGAATATTTATGATTCAAATAATTAGATTTGAGGTTATTGTGTCATGATGATGATGCGTGTGCTTCTGACCTCTTTCTTTGCTCTCGCTGAGCGTGTCATCATGCGGGCTGTTTCTGACTGTGTCGTTGAGGATGCTGAGGTACGAGGGCGAGACAGAGTCAGCCCGGCTGCTGCTGTTGCTACGGTTACTGCCGAGCGCGCCGCTGGAGGGCGTCTGTGTGTCAATACTGCGTGTGCTGCTGCTGCGCTGGGGGAGGGGAGGGGGCGCACGGTGCCCATCAGGAGCGTCCTGTGGCTGAAACACATACGCACATTTACTTAATTAAGCAATTTTTTGGGATTCCACCAAACATCACATTAGTGATGACTGTGCACTGATAAGCTTTGTTATACAGCCCTATCCaccttttttctaaattatggGAGGCTCTTCTGGTTTGGAGAAGTACTGTTCAAAAAGACTGTAACAAATCAAAGGTTGTGCTACAAACAATCTATATCCATCAGTCTGACTGAATGAGATGcacattttcttcattttctattttttacaCACTAGAAGAATAACATAATGGTTAGTATTTTAATGTGACGTGGTACGACATGAATTTATCCATGACAGGAGCTCTTTTCAGTCTGCTGCATTTAGTTAGTCCTGATTATTATATGCTTTGTATTACACTATAGCTATaggaagaaaaacaacaacatatactGTTTATTTGTGGTCTGCACTGCTGATTAGATGTATGATATATCCCATGAAAAATACACTGgaatgcaccaaaaaaaaaaaataataataataatttatttcctgttatttattttttttcacatagatgctttaaaatgtaattctctCCCTTTTTCACTTCACTACTCATTAACAGTGTTTAATGATTGTTTGTAAAGcaagtaaatataataattattttctatcAAAATTACAGACATCAATTTGAAATAATATCACTCAATATTCCAGCTAATGAAGATTTTTGATTAAGGCAGTGTATGCTACATAATACAGACATAtattaatacagtgatatttaACAAGTCTGTATTATTGCTGCGGAAATAATCAAGCTTTTGGGTAATTCATGCTCTGTTGTAGTAATTTGTtaatcattttttgcatttttaaatttcCTTTTAATGATCAATGGTTGAAGGGTGAGTAGAATAATGTCACCttgatatgaataaataatagatAGATATCTACCAAACAATTACACTTGCAACaattacatttagaaaatgtacatTCTTTGTGCCCAAAATGAGCCTAAATTGAAAAAGTTTTAGAGATATGAAAGATCTGTTTTTTTAAAAGCACAACCATAAAATAAcgtaaaagaataatgataatgaaaataatgaaaaaaataatgtaaaaagtcataattacgaTACATTTAGTGAAAATTAAAATATCACATAcaattacaaaatgttaaaactatagttttatttatcatatattcTCATgtctattttgtttaatttttataatgttttttaagtCATAATTTGTGTTATAATACCGTTTTGATCTGTTTGCTATTGCAGTTGTTATATTTACTATTTTTCATAATGCAACTATATTAGAACCGGTTTGACCCACAAGCATCATAATGATTCATTATAATAACAGTATATGGAACCCacgcaaaataaaaataaaaaccatacaaaaatgcattgtatgaatgtatataaaaaaaatttattaatagatatacatatatattttgacCACTTAACTAGGTAAAGTCCCTGGTTTCCATTTCAGAAATCCTACTCTATAGTTGTTGAAAAAATAGTTATAGTTGAGATGCACTCACTACTATGATCTCATCTCGTTCCACCGTGTCCCGTATGATGATGCGTTCAATCTCCTGGTTGAGCCCCTCTATGCTGTTCCGAAATCTGGGAGGTGTGGACTTTGAGATGGGGATGGGAATCAGGATGGTTTGAGGCATCTGagactgagagagaaaaagaggaaaagatACAATGCTTCTTTAGAAATGTGTGTATGGGTATGTGTGTTGATTACACAAACATTGCCCCTGCAGGGGAAACCAGCCTTCTGTGTAATCCTGTTATAAAACCACTCCCACACACACTGAGCCCACACATACACAATCTCTACAGTCTCTCCACTGCCAAACATCTCCATCATCATTATACACAAACCACTGACTACCGAGAGCATTACCATCAAGAGCCCATTACCGCTGAGCTTGAGGGTACTTATTTTGAGTATGGTGCGCTCTCATGATCTTTTCCACTATGGTTTTGGATTGCCAAACTTTTGCCTATTTTCCTTTCTCTGTTTGTCGCATTTCTCAGAAACGAGTAAATATATGCACGTTAAGGGCCCATTCATGAAGAATGTGTTTATCCATTCTACTGCGcttcttttccattgtttttctgcgTGAGCATGGAGATGGACTTGTTTGACCATTGCGTTTGAATCTTGTGTCTTTTGCAGCATCTCACGCATGAAAAGGTGTTCTAAAAACAGCGCTTTGGTTTGTCAAAGCAAAAACcatgttacattttatttcattttacctTGTCACAATGAAAATGTGATGCCTAGAAAATCTCAAACCTAAAagaactgtaaaatatattttacaactaaaataacaaacaagtTCTAACAGAATAACTAATGTGCagtcacattagtgaaatttcacttgcaaaaaaaacattttccattttcaatagtgtaataatgcacaaaaaaactgCTCACACGTTATGTGAAATTCTTGACCGTGCAGATTCCTATTTCACCTTTTAAATTAGTTGAGCAATGGTTAATATGCacatttaatgcttttttaaaaataaaatgataatcttCACATTTCTACTTTTAAGTCCTACAAAAATCGTCTCCATTCACTTCCATTTTAAATACCTTACCACAACCTTGATTCTCAACTAAGTCTGCACAAATGAATTCATGCtcagcatttaacccatccaaagtgcacacacacagcagtgaacacacacacacacacattgtgaatacacacccggagcagtgggcagccatttatgctgttgggggttcgatgccttgctcaagggcacctaagtcgtggtatttagggtggagagagcactgtacatgcactccccccacccacaattcctgccggcccgagactcgaactcacaacctttcaattgcgagtccgactctcaaaccattaggccacgacttccccttgaaATATTCCTTCAAGTGAACCAAAAATACAATGCTTTCTACTCAGGGAGCTCATTTGCATGATAGGTTGTTGTACACTGCTGAGGTGTCATGTATATTTAATTGCACAATTGTTATAAAAAAGCACACGCATAGAAATACAATGTGTTGACTTATTCATCCAAAGGCTGTGCTGCTGAAGGCAGACTGCAAGTGGCCACTTCTAATCTACTCTAAAACCAGCCACTATCCTTTGGGACAATCCTGTCCCCTGGTTTCCAAGGGCCAGAGAAGCCTAAAAATTGGGACAGATATGCAGCAAAGTGGGGCGCTATTAAATCCTCCAGACGTCTGGCCTACTTCAATTCTGCAAGATGTACTACTCCAGGTTATGGAGGTATTCTTACATAAAAGCACCCTGTTATTCACACACAAGGACAAACGGTGGCTGCTTGGATGTGATGATGCTCACCTGTGACTGGATGATGGCATGGTTGCCATTAAAGGGTGACTTGCGGTCTTTGTCCCTGCGGTGGCGGCTGCTGCGTTTGCTCCGCTGGAGCTGTTGTCGTAATTTTGCGATCTAAAAGAAGTCAAAACAGAGATGATGAATAGCATAGTACCTAAAAAATGTGGAGGATGATGAACACTGGATCAGCTCTAGATGTCTCACCTCTTTCAGCTGGTCAGTGCTGCCACAGGAAGCCGATCGCTTATGAGAACCTCTCCTCCGCTCATCTACCCAGGCCCTAGGGGTCTGACAAGGAGAAAAGTGAGAGAATAAGGGAAAACAGAGATTAGACCAAACAATTCAAGCATTGACTGATTAATTCATAAATTGGCTCAAGGAAAGggaacatttctttcttttttttcctacacaaagctattgtatggtCTCGAgaacatttgtttcattttttttgcagCATAATCACAGTAACTATAAActataattgaatttttttttgttagcattattgcattttttatacTAAGGAAAATTATGCCATTTTTTTCACCCTATAACACATGAACAAACAGAAAACTATCCCAGGGTActtgtgttaatttttttttataaaaaaaacatgtatgtgcgtgtgtgtaaatAGAAATTCATAAACTACCAGTCTACTCTTTCACTCTTTAAggtataattttgttcatttattgtacGTACGTTATGTACGCATAGCATAAACAGCATAAATGTCTCACCTGAGTGGCCTTGTCCCTCATTTAGAGGGTATGGTGGGCGGAACTCCCGTGCCGCTGCCAGGTCCTTGATAGGCCAGAATTTACAGGTGAGTTGAAGGGATGAGGATCCCTTAGTGTTTCAGCTGAAGGAAGGGCTTTCAGGATGAGGAGTGACTAAAgtaaaaagagaggaaaaagtaggatattttatatatagaccTGTTAATTACTCCATCAACAAATAGATATTTGATATATGTTATCAATCAAAATGTGAAGGTtagattgtaatttttttatattttattgtgattCTTCCACAGCAAAAACTGCTGAGCAGCTGGCATAGCATTTATCCTCCTCTCCTGTAGTAAAACAATCATTATCTCTTGGCCTCTATTCATAATCTCTTAATCCATCATGTGTGCCTCTGTTTTGTATTAACCTCTGTCCTCATTCTCCGCAATCTCTTTATCCTTTCCTACACACCatatctttttctctctttctttgttcCTTCCatgtataaacaaacaaaaacacaagatcACTGAGGTCACTTTGTGAAATACAGTCCATCTGTGCACTGGTTTGAAATTCTGTAAAATGGATTTTTATGCATTCATGGAAAAAATAGTCATATAAATAGTAATAGAGCCTACAGTCAACTGAAGGCTGAGCGATTGTAATGGttgttgtttaaaatgtaatgttgttTACCCACATAGTGCCCCCTAAAGCCTATTTTCAGCCATCGTTTTTGCCATAGCAATCCATTTAGATAAGGTACAATGTTAATGCAATGCAGACCACGCTGCAAGACCAAACTGAACACATgtatcaattaaataaaatatttagtgaaATGATtcgtaattaaaataaaatatccaaaACATTATATAGGTACATATgaaaaaaaccttaatttctaaTTGTTTTACATATGGACTAAATGATCGAAACAGACGCAGAGTCGCATCCA
This is a stretch of genomic DNA from Carassius carassius chromosome 10, fCarCar2.1, whole genome shotgun sequence. It encodes these proteins:
- the LOC132152053 gene encoding protein FAM117B-like; the encoded protein is MRDKATQTPRAWVDERRRGSHKRSASCGSTDQLKEIAKLRQQLQRSKRSSRHRRDKDRKSPFNGNHAIIQSQSQMPQTILIPIPISKSTPPRFRNSIEGLNQEIERIIIRDTVERDEIIVPQDAPDGHRAPPPLPQRSSSTRSIDTQTPSSGALGSNRSNSSSRADSVSPSYLSILNDTVRNSPHDDTLSESKERDLGPWSPLPKYASSPKPNNSYMFKREPPEGCERVKAFEEIQPRPLQEIPPYLCPDRNKVNFIPKSGSAFCLVSILKPLLSTQERNFRSGVGFCSISPSLVPLGGVAVRSLSPSMGPILSRGRQSPCLPRHLEEPEG